cccttcccatcgatgacaaaaaaagTAGTAGGAATAGttttactgccgactgtcagctccacattcagaacacctttggtttccgatggattaccaccaaagtctttgagcaccatatttgtcttgatgagatcctcggcaTTTCTACCCAACTTTCTGAACGTAGCATAGGGCATCAAATTTACCGcggccccaccatcaaccatcattttagacatcggcttcccattgacatagccgtttatatacaatggtttaagatgccgattctctgtcccctcagGTTTCTCGAACACTGCCTGTTCTGGTGACAGAACCAACTTAGCTgattcctcttccacctcgTCGACATCGGCTTGATCGATCCCGAATTCGGCTGGCAGGGTAAAGACCATGTTAACCGGTGCCATCACAACACTcttcccttttgccaacctctttgccTCATCGGCTGCAACATCATCGGCTAGAGTAacctgattcttaacacgccactcctgccttggctttgctttcttcagccgatgattaATTTCTTGTTCAACCTCCTGAAGGCGCTCCCTGTTtctcaatctttgaacccttctcttctgattcttcatGAAAATACCAGAATgacaccattgattcttcctGATTACATTGTCCTCTTGGCCATGATCTTGATTCACTGGACcaaatctttgatgaacagaaaTTCTTGTCTGCCTTAGCCGATTACTCCTATTATATGATCGGCTTGATCTCTCAATGATATCACTGCACCCAGGGCAGTTTTCAATAGATGGCAACCTCATGCTCtcattccagcagaatctaAAGAATTCACAATCCCAATGAGTATCAAAACCATCATCGTATTCTTCATGatgcttctcctgctgcttgtcatacttcCTCTGATATTTATCGATAATCATAGCCGAATTCGCCTGAAAACCCGTTGCACGGACCCTATTGGCTGTTtggccagctgtatgcaccatattaacaggaaaagggttaccatcgaccttcatcggctttttggaatcatcaaacctaatcttgcctccctcaatggccacctgaatttgctgtctaaaaaccttgcaatcgttaatagaatgagacccagaattatgccacttgcaatacctctttttgcctaattcctcagccgatgggattgtatgaccagcaggaagttgaatttgcttctctcggagtagcagatcaaagatcttgtcagctttagtaatatcaaagtcatacttctcctcttttccagaactttttacccattggcatggtatgacctttttactcctcacccattcggctgcagctatttcagaatcatcgtcatcatcatccgacccatacatgtacggacaaacatgattaacaTTCTTAGAGCTTTTCCTAACTTCCGCAGACCtatgctcatgcaaggttactTTCTGTATCATATGTGacaagctatcaaagtcttcagacgagaacttctccctaatcggagcaatcataccctgaaaggccagatcggctaactgggcatcggttaaactcaagctgaagcatttgttcctcatctccctgaatctctgaatatactaGTGCACAGGTTCATCATGCCGCTGCTTAATCGCTGTCAAGTCAgataatttcatctcatgaaccccactgtagaaataaCTGTGAtattgcttctccaaatcggcccaactattgatcgacccatatggcaaagaagaaaaccaagtaaaagctgatccagacaaagataaccggaataACCTAACCTTCAGAGCgtctacagccgatgcttcaccacactgagctaagaATCGGCCAATGTGCTCATAAGTCGATACACCATCTTGTCCCAAAAATTTAGAGAAGTCCGGAACTTTGAACCGATTGGGAAGAGGAACtctctctcaaaccactcagggtaaggctgccgatacaagctcccagtctcttttggtttaagcccaaactGTTCCCTCATTACGTCAGCAATCACATCGGCCCATGGTCGTTGCTGAGCTGCCCCTTGTGACTGTTGTTGCATGGGTCCGAACTGACCGTATTGAGATGCAAACTGAGGTTGAGCCAATCCCCCTGGGTGATATTGGGCTTGCGGGgaaggaggctgatattgataattcaagTTACCCCCTTGGTAATTATGAAGGTTCGGCTGGATATTACGTACCAAGTGCTCAGGAACAACTTGAGGCATTACTGTGCCATCTGGCTGTACGTGGTGAACCAAGTGTTCTGGGACAACTTGATTTAAAAATTGTTGTACAGGCTGACCACCAGGCGTTGCAAACCCGGCCGATGTGCTTACTGAACCCTGGTGCTGGATCGGCTGAACGATTTGCTGTCTTAATGGCGTTCGCTGAATCGGCTGCAGAGGCTGTtgccttggtggtgtttgcGGAACTGGTTGCATGACCTGTTGCTGGATTGGTTGTACAACCTGCTGAATTGGGggtgtctgctgaatcggctgctaCTGAATCGGTTGCTGCTGTATTGGATCAACAACAGGTTGAGGTGGcagaaacatggcagcaaccTGATCTTGGGTTAGCCGATTCGCAACCTGCCCACTATGCTATGGATGCTCTCTCATTAACAACCGAGGGTTCGCCGGCTGGCCTGGCGCCATCACTGATAGAGCAGGTAGGGCAGTTGATGCCGGCGCCGTTGGCTGAGTTGTTGGTGCAACGGAGGGAACCGGCTGAATAGATGGCTGAACATCGGTAATCAAATACCGATAATTTGGGAAGACACCTTGCAAATAAACCgggcctgcagcctgatgctcagctattgaaccatcggctattgacttcatcatgtttgataaggtattgactaacaccccagactaattgatcaaagcatgatgcaccGCGTAATCAACCCGATCTTGGAAGTTATTGAAAAAATCCTGTGCCACATCActattctgattaagatttcctccCTGCAGCCCctgagcaccatcaccttgaactccatgcACCCCGTCACCTTGTACTCCATGGACTCCTTGAGAATTGTCGCCTTGATTTCCTAGAGAGCCGTCGGTAGCACCTTTGATACTCGGCTGAGCCGAGCCGTCTGGAGCTTGTTTCCCATCTCCATCCTTAGAAGAACTGGTCCCAGGATCATCAGCAACCACTTTTATTTTGTACTTCTGAACAAGTGTCCCCTTGCgggtctgcatgaatgagttcaagaactgatccCGTGCTTGCTGCAACATTGCTTCAAACTCTTTCTTCTGTTCAGGTGTGAATTTTTCTGGATCGATCGGCACGACGTTTCCTTCATTGACATCAGTCAATCCCAATTTCAGCATCTTTTCCTTAACAGAGCCTGGgctagatggtggtggtggttgtttctcggccatgaggaagaatTGTTAGCTGACTACTTAAAGGTCCCatcgggcgtgccaaaagcgtgttgacagaaaacacgaggcctgggagatctgcttaactccagtgcaggtccaaagctcgccttcgaatgtataagcgtgccagttgatttgatcctgtaatcaacaagaaatagaagcaaagaacccgcggttaaatctataaatgatagtcgATCGGCTAGaggccgatgacatatcatttatctttgagccgatgtcatatatgtatcgatcggcagacatgaataaataagaaggaactaaatctattcgatcggctgtagatattaacaatatatactccttatatcgatatatacttaaatcaagtgattgggatagatcggtcgccatgccgagacagtataaatcacttaaatcgaaatatatattaataatgggactatatatgttcatagcatagccgatcatatagatctaggatgtatcggctaatactccgataccactctatactaaGATGTTAAAGTaggtagaatatatcaaacaaaggcctaatatacttaaatgcaataagatcttaaaataaagggcagatttaacatgtcaataaagtATATAGGgtaaatatagttaaattagataagatcagctgaaactccgatgctaccctaatcggcaaccagaaggcaggctagagattgattttctaagcacgacttaatatatcaaacttaactgatacggcattaagtatgaaaagaagaacaatatctagacaatcaagctgctGGAAGTTttatagagtggtagatatcttatataatctaaatcaacgttgaaatctaacctaatcggctgctctctaccgacagatgttagccgattgtagattagatagctgcattgccggagattatgtaagatatatgatagctcgacgaattacataaacgagatcagagtatcataaagatggaagcactaatcccgagaacacaagttgtcataacaagttttacctcttgttgaagatcgaaaccgatgcagctcaacccgaaagtaagaactcgtcgaaataaaactaaagcaaaaagggtggtgatgagccgaaattgtattgaacgtgtgtgttcaaagttacatagggctcgggtctatttatacccgagaattacaagatatgtctaTAACGGACACGACTAATATCtttaacaaactctaagatacaataagtctttacggcagacttttgcccaagcgtatctctaaagaaattatataaaacatcctaattaatagataaaattgccttctcaggactctatccttGTGCAGTAATCACCTTGAAGTGCCTCAACTCAACCCGATATCATACATGAAGTCGCATTgccggaatcggctgcatcggcttacctagcccgactcagacctagccgatcctaatcgtagccgatctagactccagccgattcctgctctgtttccgaacccgatctccgcctccgacttcgcttcgatctaatcttctttcccgatgccgatattaccaaatttggttgttaacaaatatgtaaaactatatgcatacataaaaatatatttaacaatgaatcaaatgatagaaaaagaattaataattacttaaattttttgaataagacaaacggtcaaatatgtttaaaaaagtcaacggcgtcaaacatttagggatggagggagtattaggaATCCTAGTCCTGCAATGGGCAATGGGCAATGGCCTGGAGAAAATTCAGCATCATTCAGAGATCTCAAGTTTGTTGATGCTAATGTTCAGGGCTATGATCCTGCACCATGGCCTGTCGGCATCCATTGCTTGTCAACTAATAAGAACTGCTACCAATTAAGTTAGTCCATATTTAGATGGTGTATTCCATTTTGGACGTCCTGGTGGTTGTACAAGGTTGTAAAATTTTTCCAAGTCTTAATGGCAGAATAAGTTGTTCTCATGGAAATATTTTGGGCTTATTATTTGCATATCCCAACTGCTTTAGcaagaacagaggaggtcatgtTAAGCACTCCCTAGGCTTGTTTCATTCATGATTAACCTTACCATAACTTAGTGGAGAAGTATTACAATCTCTGCATTAAATGCGTGTCTTGGAGAACAACACGAATATTGCCCCGTGATGGGGCCCGTCAAATcatgccgcctgacacgggggacatccCTGTCAGCGGCCGTCAAGGGGCAAAGACTTCTGGGTCCATGTTCACACTGCTCGTCGTCGTTGCGCTTGGAGGCCACAAACGTGAAACAGTGAAGGACCCACCGGTCAGAGACCCCCCACTTGCACCGGGAGGCGGCGATATCCGCCTTAATTATATTAAGGCAGACGTGCCACCCTCGATTGTGACGGGAGGCTAAAATCTCTCATCATGATCGATGGGACGGGGCCAGGCGCACGCCGCCTGGCACGCGTGGTAGTGCGCCTGACGCCTCGGTCCCATCAGTCAATCAACCGGTCATGCCTGCTCAGGTCaccataaatgcgggtaggtgggcgctcgaaggcaaccACCTAACCCGTTGCACATGGTTCCCGGTGGAGGGGttcgggggagcccgaccccttgGTCACACGAGAGGGCGGCCGCCACCTAGTCTCGGGCCTAACCCCCCTCGTGGGTAAGGCCACGTGGTGCTGGGGGCAGTCTCCTCTCTCTAGTCTTGATACCCCCGGACCCGTATCACCGACACCGGCATCTATATTCAATCGGATATATgcaccctttttttttagaaattataaaCTTAGCCTATCAAATAAGGAACTTAGCGCTCAAATAATccaatctgaaattcactcctatttagatttgaactcaggaccttgagATGCTACTTAGGTCACTGCAACCATTAGGCTACATGCCCATTTACATATGACAATGCCAATGGCATTGGTGCTATCATGTTAAACCACGGTGTGCCAATGATGTTAGTACCGTGAAAAGGGTTTATTCTCGGAATAAAATTTCtgggtttatttgtaaaataagttttcaaataGGCTACAGTCACTTCGTTGAAGACAACCGCAATGGTTACATGTGTAACACGTAATTGCcaacgattttttttaatattctggGTTTGAATAGATGATGGGAGAGCTTTAGCAAGAACAAAGAAGGGATCATATGTTACTACATTGAGCCTGAAGAAAAATATGGTCATTTTAAGTTTAAGAACTCCCTAGGCTTGTTTGGTTCATGATTATTAACTTTACGTGGCATATCTCTTTTCTAAACAACAAAGTCTGGCTAACAAAATGGTAACCTAAACATAGGCAATGTTAGCATGAACCAAGCTGTCACAGCACTCTTCGTCATGCCAGATAGAAATGGCATACTTAATTACACACCTgcacaattcttttttttaaaaaaagtaaattttgtTTTGGACTTCTTTCTACCAAAGTTTCACCTTGGACCTCCTGTTGACATTTTATGTTGCCGATGAAAGCCTGCACCTTGGTGCTTGTTAACATGTATTTTGATTATTTGAACTAATACAACAACAATAAACTCAAAACTAATGTATATAGAACAGAAGATGTACACATTGAATTTTTGCCACAAGTTCAAAAGAAACTTTTGGAATTTAAGTTTGGTTATCTCACATTTTTCTTTTGGAATATTCTCATGATTTTGCAACAAAGTTTATGAAACCACATGCATGTTCCAATATGTTTTTACATACATGAGTTTTCAAGAATGTTTTCAAATGCACAATTTGCATAATCAGGAAAAGTGTGCCTAAGAGAATGTGATTAACAACAGCTTCTGAGTTATGTTACCATCTGTAGAAACAGAGCATGTCAATAGCACCCACCAAGCGAATTCTTTACAAAAATATATGAACGATATTCGGATGAGTTTACTAAAGCCCTCGACTCTGTATACTACATAATCAAGCACTAATAAAAGGAAAATGCCGTTTGTATTCGTACAGACCAAGCACACCAGTAAATCGAACCACATAGTTTTGACGCTACGGTATTCGGGCAGATACAACACATATTGGAATAGTACAGTGAAAGCTTAAAACATGGAGACCGAAATTCAAGATGGTAAGCGAGTCGACATTATCAATATATTGTGTTATGGCCTATATCAACTATCAAGCCCTCGATCTTTGTTCCATCGAGCTTTAATTTCTTCCAGTTCGTCATCCTGTCATTGAAGAAATCATGTTATTTAGTCAATCCTATGCTTTCATTCCAGAACAAGTGATTTCTCTATCCTGAGTTAAAAGGACGTTTTAGAATCAAGTGAACAAATACAATTACAATTTAGAAAGCATATTTATTTACGTttgcaaaatatatatagttcatgTGCTCAGTGGAATTTCTTTAGTGTGTCACTGATGCATAAAGAAAGAACATGAAATCACTTTGAAAGCCATTATGAATAGAATCGCAACTGGTATGTCAACGCACCTCAAACCGATGGTAGATCCACTCAGCGTATAAGCCATCAAGGAAGTTCTGTGGTGCAGAATTGTTGTTCATGGAAATCACTTTGAAGAAAGGCTGGAAGGAGTGCTTGATATTAGCATTGTCCCACTGCAAGTGCTCCAACAattcttcctcacaatgaataACCTTCATATTACATGGGACGGTTGTGAAAGGCAGTGTTGTCAGCTGGGGACAACCCAAGATTTGCAAGCACTCCAATGAAGGAAAGTGAAAGGATGAGTCGCAGATAGTAGTCAAACTCTTTAAATAAATTAAAGTAAACCTTTTTAGGCAAGGCTGCGAAAGAGATATTCTTTCTTTTTCATCTGTATTTGGCAGATTATCATTGTTAGAAGTGCTTCCAATTATTTGCTGTAGTTTTTCGCAATTATATACTATCAGGTCTTCCAGATAAGGAAAATGTTGAACCCACGATATGTTTGTCAAGCTAATGCATGATATAAGGTCCAATCGTCTCAGGTTCTGAAAGAGATCCTGGCTTTCAACTCCTTCCCATAATACATCTGTGAAGTAATGGCCACATATGTAGAGCTTCTCAAGATTAGAACTTCGATGTGGCCTGTTGCTTTCAAATACAATTTGTTCCTCATGTGTGTAGATGTATAACTCCAACAGATTCCTCTGTATCAGATCATTTCCGAACAAACTGTCTGAAAATGCAAACCTTTTCCATTCGTCTAGAGACTTTGATTTAATGATTACACAGAGGGATCTGACAGGTAAGCTGGTTTTGCAGAGCATATTCAAGTATTTTATCTTGCCTACAGTAATTCCAAGAGCTTTCAAGTCTGTCATGCATTCAAGAGCACCAAATGGTGGTTCAAAAGAAGCAGGTTGTTCCAACTGCAACGAGCAAAAATCTGCAACCTGCAGTCTGGAGAGCTTTGACAGAATAACTTCGGGAATCTCTCTGATAGGATTTGACCTGAGAAGCAAGTACTGCAACTTAAAAAGGAGTCCAAGCTCTTGAGGCAAGTCTTTGATTTTATTATCTGATAAATTCAGGTAATATAAGTTCACAAGTTTGCACACTTCACTGGGAATGGTTTTGAGCCAGTTCCTTGAGAGGTCTAGATATTGAAGagatataaaaaaacataagctACTCACTGAACTTCCATGTAAATCATTATTCTGGAGTATCAGCACAGTAAGCTTGGTCTGGTCCTCAGAAATGGCAGGCAGTTGTGCCATTTCAGTGCCCACTGATAATATCCGCTCCGCATTACACCAATGTGATACTGTTTGTACAACCCATTTATTCTTCTCTCTTCCTTCGTCACCAACAATCCAAAGTGCCATGTCACGTATCACATCGTGCATTTTTACAAGCCTGTCATCATCAGTTTCCTCCAAAAGGCACTTGTCTACCAACTCACGAATTCGTGCATATCCTGCGTTGTAACATCTATGAATATCCTCCTCCTCTACTAGACCCAGTCCCATCCAGTACTCAGATAGTTTGTTTCTATCTAACAGATAATCATCAGGCCATAAGGCGCATGATGTGAAACAATCTTTCAAATTAGTATCACTTAGATATTCATAACTGAGTTTCAGTCGAGCAAACACACTTTCTTCATTGCAAACTGGCCCTTCAATCTCATTAAGGCGTGATTGCTGAAGAAAGTCGATGCAATTCTGCCATTCTCTTGGATGCCTCTTGGTAGACATGGCCCTGCCAACTACAATAAGAGCTAACGGCAGTCCAGCGAGTTCATTTGCAACATCTTTTGCCAGTTTAAGTACAAGGGGGTGATTTTCAATAATTTCAGTACCAACATTTTCCTTGAAAAGATGCCATGCATCTGTTTCATCCAGGCAATCTATTTTAATCCTTTGCCCATTCTTGACACCCATTTGGCCACAAACACTTTCAGAGCGTGTTGTTAGCAACAATTTTTGTTTGTAATTGCCAATTGAGATAACTTCGTTTGGAATCCCAACCTTATCAAGATCAACATGTTCCCACAAATCATCCAATAATATAAGAAAATTTTTACTTTTGAGAAATTCATATATGATAACTGCCTGAGATTCTGTGTCATCCTTCTTCACCAGCATCTGTTCCCCAACAATTGCGTCTTGAACCTTCAAGTAAAAAAGTACTTTTGTCATTTGGAGCAAATTGACAGAGAGCTTAATTAAATAATGTTGTAAAGTATTTAAAATTAGAAGTATATGCAGTTTTTTGAAATATCAAAATGTTAGCTGGCTGCCAGGAGCCCTTATTTAACGCtagttattactccctccggtcaGTTTTATATGCTGTTTCCGACAGCCAAAATATGTTATGTGTAAGTCATTTCGTTGGTCTGAAACAACAAATATTTCCgtccggagggagtattacatgATAGTAGTACCTGATGGCAGTCAATATGAAGACTGTTAGTATCCTAGAAATCGTTGCTCCTATAAAACAAACTATAATTTTAGCTGGAGCTTTGAGGCTCCATGAATTGCTCATTAGGTCGCTTACCCTAGATGGTTTGTAATTTTTGTCTTTTGGGCAAGCTGGATGCATTCATCTTTGCAACAAATATACTTTAGCAAGATACAGAAACATGTACATCAAGGGTCAACAGTTAGCTTCATCTAATTAGTTAAAGACAAACTTTGATCACTCCCTCGTTAAAGGGAGCACAACATACCTTTGCAACAGAGCAACCTTTGGAAGCAGTAACTCGAATAACAACATCAAAAGCAGggtttttgtgaaacaagttgtTGATCTGATGGAGCAGATGTGTCTTTCCCACACCTCCAGGGCCCCATAACCCAACCTTGCTTACAGCCTCATCCCTGATGAACTTGACAGCGAGGCTGCGATACCGATCTGTACCAGTTAGGCTTACGTCAGTTATGGGCACTTCAGAGGAAGCCTGTGGCACCATGACACCATATTCTTCAAACATGCCCTCACTGTATATCTTCTCTGCAGCCTGACAGTTTGCTGCTGCACTCTTGGCTATCATGTAGTAGTTTACACAGATACAAGGGGACAGGCTCCCCATGCACTTGGTCCTCTTACCATACTTTGCCTGGATTTTTTCAGTCTCCACACATACATGCTCAGCGCGCTTCAGCCATCCTTCAACTTCATTCCTCCGCTGCATACCTTTTCGCATAGGGCTGTCCAACTTGGTCTcaactagggatgaaaacggtcgggaATGGTCGGAAACAGTACATTATTTTATTACTTTTTTCGAAAACGAGCGCAAACGGTCAGGAAATTTCTATATTTATGAATTCATCTATTTAGTGTCAACTTCAATGCTACGCTGacagaaattaaaaaaactaaaatttgaaaacgGTAACATcggtaaaaatattattattatattagttttgCGGAAACGGTATCGGTACGGTCGGGAAATTTCCATACCGTTTACACCCCTAGTCTCAACATCGCTGAGCCTCTCTCTTAAACGCTCGGTGGCAGCTTCGAGAGCGCGCACACGCTTGCGGGCTTTGAAGAAGTAGGCGGCGTACTGTTTCGAGAGGCGTATCAAGGAGATCAGGATAGCACCAGAGCACTTGATGCCGATGATCTCCATGGAGTTTGTGGTATTCCTTCAACCAGGAGAATTTTGTCTGTGTTTATTAAGAGTGCAAGAACCAAGAAGACCAAAAAGTTGTCCTGTGTTCAATAATAAGGATTGGGTTCCTATCTAACTGACATCTTAAGAGAAAAATTAATGCAATAGCGATGGCAAATATTATTACATGAATAGAAGATTCACATAGGTCCAAAATTAGATGGTTCATTCGATCATTTAACACCTAACAGATGTATTCTATGGAATCAATCTGAATTGATGAGTTCCTTTCTGGTGTTAACTAAGAAGAAAACTGAATAGTTATCAAAAGCGATAGGCCGCACATAGCTTCAAACTTTTCGACATATGTGAAGCctattgttttgttgatagtTCATGGTATTGATGACTAATTAACGTGCTTTCAGATGTTATTAGTTTAACATCTGATGGATGATGATGCATGCATTCAGTGCAATTTATGCAGGAATTCCTTTCTTACTGACTGAGTCTACAagaaaaaattaatataaatgACAAACGATGATTGAACTCACACGTTGGTTAATTCTAAACTAGACAGCTAACTATAATACATCTGGCTGCAGGCATCGTATAGCTGGATAGCAGTGCGTATAAATTAAATACTTAATTTTAGACTTGGGTGCAGTGTGCATACTCAATATTACCATTACAATAATCCATAAgaatcagttttttttaaaaaaaagaacatgccAACTGAAATAAAGGATAATGGAAGTTGCTGGTTCCGTCCGTCGTCAATTCCTGCATGACTTAAGATAAGGATAGACAACAAATCGAGCTCATGCTTGAAGGCCTCGTTGTTTTGGCTTATGCTTATTCCtataagtcaaattttaaattttaaaacttaattttgaattctactctttgtttttttatcgtACTTTATTTTACAACATGCTTATCAGTCGCTAAGAACATTATATTAAAGATTTGTACATGGTTAGTCTTTTATTTGGTAATAAGTTATTCATATAAGCACATGAATAAGTGATTATTTATCCACCGacacatatatacaaattaaattggctcaacccgttgcaacgcacgggcatattttctagtacctaattaaaaataagcaaggtttccctaaaaaaaaatttcgtccgtctttttttatttttcgcccttttttctttttttttctgtccgttttccttttttttttctcagtctgtttcttttccttctttctctccgattctttttctttttttatccgtctgtttttttccttctttccgTCCTTTtcactctttttcttttttcttttttcccagtTTTTCCGTCTGtatttttcgcctttttttccATCTGCTTTTTTCTCTTcgccttttttcattttttccctctgctgttttttcttaatttttttctatgccTTTTTACCGGGTTTTTTCATATGTTTGTTGCTGTTTTTTTAGTTGTATTTTCTCGCACGTGGTaagcatttgtttttttatgtgcCATATTTTCTACGCCCGGCTGAACACTAGCGTCGCCGGTCGATCTGCCTTCCC
This genomic window from Oryza sativa Japonica Group chromosome 12, ASM3414082v1 contains:
- the LOC136354581 gene encoding putative disease resistance protein At3g15700, whose amino-acid sequence is MEIIGIKCSGAILISLIRLSKQYAAYFFKARKRVRALEAATERLRERLSDVETRGVNVETKLDSPMRKGMQRRNEVEGWLKRAEHVCVETEKIQAKYGKRTKCMGSLSPCICVNYYMIAKSAAANCQAAEKIYSEGMFEEYGVMVPQASSEVPITDVSLTGTDRYRSLAVKFIRDEAVSKVGLWGPGGVGKTHLLHQINNLFHKNPAFDVVIRVTASKGCSVAKVQDAIVGEQMLVKKDDTESQAVIIYEFLKSKNFLILLDDLWEHVDLDKVGIPNEVISIGNYKQKLLLTTRSESVCGQMGVKNGQRIKIDCLDETDAWHLFKENVGTEIIENHPLVLKLAKDVANELAGLPLALIVVGRAMSTKRHPREWQNCIDFLQQSRLNEIEGPVCNEESVFARLKLSYEYLSDTNLKDCFTSCALWPDDYLLDRNKLSEYWMGLGLVEEEDIHRCYNAGYARIRELVDKCLLEETDDDRLVKMHDVIRDMALWIVGDEGREKNKWVVQTVSHWCNAERILSVGTEMAQLPAISEDQTKLTVLILQNNDLHGSSLEQPASFEPPFGALECMTDLKALGITVGKIKYLNMLCKTSLPVRSLCVIIKSKSLDEWKRFAFSDSLFGNDLIQRNLLELYIYTHEEQIVFESNRPHRSSNLEKLYICGHYFTDMKKKEYLFRSLA